Below is a window of Candidatus Delongbacteria bacterium DNA.
CTTGATTGAAATGGGAGGTGACTTTTGTTTTATCGGAAACCAATATAGAGTTAAAGACATTGAGGAAGACGATTATTCGGTTGACTTGCTGTTATTTCATCGAAGATTACATTCGCTCGTTGCCATTGATTTAAAAATAGGAGACTTTATGCCAGAATATGCAGGTAAAATGCAATACTATTTGAACTTACTTAATGACAAGGTAAAATTGCCAGAGGAGAATCCGAGTATTGGCATAATTATTTGCAAATCAAAAAAGAGAACTCGAGTTGATTATGCCTTACGAAGTAGTAATTTACCCATCGGAGTTGCCACTTATAGTTTAACTAATAAACTACCACAACAATTTGATGGATTACTCCCATCACCGGAAAGGATTGCTGAAAGCATCAAATATATTAAATAACTTAAAATCAAAGTTTTATGTACAGAAAATCAAACTTATTGTTCTTAATGAACCAAACATCAATGCACGCCGGTAGTGGAGACAGCCTTGGCATTGTAGATTTACCAATTCAAAGGGAAAGGCATACAAGTTTTCCCAAAATTGAAGCATCGAGTTTAAAAGGAAGCATACGTGAACATTTTGAAAGAGCGAGTGAAAAGTATGAAAAAGATCCAAAAATTCTTGCAGCATTTGGCACAGAAGGAGATGATGGTATTGGGTCAAAAGCAGGCTCATTAGGTTTTACTGATGCTCGTCTATTGTTGTTCCCTGTAAAATCAATGAAAGGTGTTTTTGCATGGATTGTATGTCCACAAATAATTGCAAAGTTTAATGAAGAACTGAAACTTGCAGGGCATGAAATTAGTTTCAAAATTGAAGAAAGCTTAATTGCTCCTGATTGTAATTTGTTGTTAGGAAACAACAAAATTGTGTTAGAAGAATACACTTTTAACGTTAAATCATCTAATTCGGTCAAGGAATTAGGGACTTGGCTTGCTGGAAGATTATTTCAAAATGATACTGAAAACTATTTTGCTAAAAAACTGAAGGCTGATATTGTAGTTCTTTCAGATGATGACTTTAAGGACTTTGTAAACCTTTCGACAGAGGTAGTAACACGTACTCAGATTGATAATGAAACAGGGACGGTTAAGGACGGCGCATTGTTTACTGAAGAATATTTACCAGCGGAATCAATTCTTTATACAAATGTACTTACCGCTGCTGAGTTTTCCTCAAAGGACGAGGAAGGAGTAAAAATGGCTTCTAAATTATTTGAAAACGAGGGTGATTTGCGCAAATATTTTGGCGAATTTATTTCTAAAAATAATGTATTCCAAATAGGAGGAAATGCAACTTTGGGCAAAGGCATTGTGAGAGCATCATTTATTGAACCTAAAAATGGAGGAAACTAATCATGGCACAACCAAGAACAATTGAGCAAGGTAGGGCAATGAAAGCTTTTGAAATGGCGAAAGCTGGTATGGCTGACAATAAGGATTATAAAAATCGTGTTAAAAGTTTCCCAATGATGATTAAAACTAATGGTTTAGGTGCTGCTGTTGCATTTGCTAAAGGCAAAAAGGATTGGAAAATGGTTTACAATCAGATAGAGGAATATCTGATGCAGAATTCTTTATATAATAATTTTCAAAATGTTTCTTTGAATAGCCCTAACACCCCTTTGGATTCTTATTTGACGCAAATTGATTCCAGCTTATATAGGGCGATAACAGTGGAAGTGATGGCGCTTTTTACTTGGCTACGTAGATTTGCTGAAGGATTATCAAAAGATTAAGGTTATGGAAAAAGGAAGAATTAAAATTCAGAAGAATGGCCAATCTAAAATTAACAATAAGATTGCTGTGCCTAAACTTTTTGATTTAACTGATTTTATACCAGAAAGCGGATCCATTACTTTGGAATGCGAATTTGATGTAAACAAAGAACAAGTACCTACTAAAATTATTATAGAAGGTGCTGTAATTGGCTATAATAAAGAATTGGAAAAACAAAAAGAGCTTAAATTGCAAACGGAAATTTTAAAACAACAAGAAGACAAAGCACGATTAATAGAACAGAATGAGAATAAGGACCTAATTGATTTTCACAAGGGTGATTTTATTGATGTTGAAAAAGCCTTCCTGCCAAAGGATACTAAAGCAGGACTCCTTGATAAACAATATAAAATTGACAATTTTTCATTGAAACTAAATAAGATACCAAGACAAGAAGGTGGCAAATTCATATTTTCTAAAACTGATAAATCAGGCTTCCTATTTCACCCTAAACAAAAATTTAATACGATTTTAATAAGTCAGCTTATTACTAATGCCCAGGCTACTGCTAAAGCACTCTTTAAAGATGATGTAAACTATCAAACATTATTCTTCAAACCCAATTGGAGAATGATTGTTGGATTAGGAGGAGAATCAGTCTATGAAACTTCTATCACCCTACATCATATCTATGGTATCCCATATATACCTGCGAGTTCCATTAAAGGAGTTGTAAGAAGTTGGATTATTAATTCAGTATTTGGTGATGATGATTTGCATTTTGCTGAAGGTAGAGCTATTGAAGATAAAGCATTCTGCGATGTGTTTGGGTGTCCTGCCGAAATAAAAATAGATAAATCAAAATTTGAATCATATTACACTCGAAAAGATGGAAAAAAGAAAGGTGATAGAATGGGGAAAATAATTTTTATGGATGTGTTACCAATAAAGGAACCTAAAATAGAAGTCGATATTATGAACCCTCACTATTCTGAATATTATAGCGGGAGTCAACCACCGACTGATACTCAAAGACCAATTCCAATACCTTTTCTTACCGTTGCTGATACTGATTTTCAATTTATTATTGGAAGTTTTGGTGATTCAATAAATGATTTTAAAATAGCAGACAAAAGCATATCAGTTTGGCTTATGGAGACTTTATCAGCACATGGTATTGGAGCGAAGACGGCTGTGGGTTATGGTAGAATGTTTGCACTATAGTAACACATTAATATTTGAACGAAAGCAATTCACAAATGCATACCTCCGCTCCATCTCCAACTGGCTCAGCCAAGAAACCGCCCAACAATGGTTCAAAGAGATAAAAGGAAGTGATTAATGTGAATTTCTGAATCTTGCGGATGAAATCTGATTTATTGTCCGTAATTTAAGGAAAAAACATTGTGTTTTTGTATGATTTGACGGAAACTTTATTTAATTCATTATGAATGAGCTGATTAAGACCATAGTTTTTCGTTTTCACAAAAGTGATTTGCAACATATCGTGTCGTAAAATCCACTTGTTGCATACAAGTAAGTTATGATATATCAGAGGATGAAACCCGAAAGAGAGAGCTGAATGGATTAATAGAAGCCATGAATTTTTTCAAGTTGGAAAAAGGCTATATCATCACCGCAGAACAGGAGGAGGAAATACAGATTGACAACAAATTAATCATAGTTCGGCCTGCTTATAAAGTATTTATTGACAATAAAATATAACATAGAATCATGGACAAATATATA
It encodes the following:
- the cmr4 gene encoding type III-B CRISPR module RAMP protein Cmr4, with product MYRKSNLLFLMNQTSMHAGSGDSLGIVDLPIQRERHTSFPKIEASSLKGSIREHFERASEKYEKDPKILAAFGTEGDDGIGSKAGSLGFTDARLLLFPVKSMKGVFAWIVCPQIIAKFNEELKLAGHEISFKIEESLIAPDCNLLLGNNKIVLEEYTFNVKSSNSVKELGTWLAGRLFQNDTENYFAKKLKADIVVLSDDDFKDFVNLSTEVVTRTQIDNETGTVKDGALFTEEYLPAESILYTNVLTAAEFSSKDEEGVKMASKLFENEGDLRKYFGEFISKNNVFQIGGNATLGKGIVRASFIEPKNGGN
- the cmr5 gene encoding type III-B CRISPR module-associated protein Cmr5, which translates into the protein MAQPRTIEQGRAMKAFEMAKAGMADNKDYKNRVKSFPMMIKTNGLGAAVAFAKGKKDWKMVYNQIEEYLMQNSLYNNFQNVSLNSPNTPLDSYLTQIDSSLYRAITVEVMALFTWLRRFAEGLSKD
- the cmr6 gene encoding type III-B CRISPR module RAMP protein Cmr6, which produces MEKGRIKIQKNGQSKINNKIAVPKLFDLTDFIPESGSITLECEFDVNKEQVPTKIIIEGAVIGYNKELEKQKELKLQTEILKQQEDKARLIEQNENKDLIDFHKGDFIDVEKAFLPKDTKAGLLDKQYKIDNFSLKLNKIPRQEGGKFIFSKTDKSGFLFHPKQKFNTILISQLITNAQATAKALFKDDVNYQTLFFKPNWRMIVGLGGESVYETSITLHHIYGIPYIPASSIKGVVRSWIINSVFGDDDLHFAEGRAIEDKAFCDVFGCPAEIKIDKSKFESYYTRKDGKKKGDRMGKIIFMDVLPIKEPKIEVDIMNPHYSEYYSGSQPPTDTQRPIPIPFLTVADTDFQFIIGSFGDSINDFKIADKSISVWLMETLSAHGIGAKTAVGYGRMFAL